The DNA region CAGCCAAGTAGCCGCGTACCTTGTCCAAAGCAACCCGCTCTTGGCTCATTGAATCGCGTTCCCGAATGGTCACAGCCTGATCCTCCAGCGTGTCGAAGTCCACTGTGATGCAGAACGGGGTGCCAACTTCATCTTGGCGCCGGTAGCGACGTCCGATTGCGCCAGCGTCGTCGAATTCGATGTTCCAGCTCTTACGCAATTCCGCAGCCAGGTCCTTAGCCTTAGGCGAAAGATCTTCGTTGCGTGAAAGCGGCAACACTGCGGCTTTGATCGGCGCAAGCCGCGGATCAAGTTTCAATACCGTGCGAGTGTCTACCCCGCCTTTAGTGTTTGGTGCTTGGTCTTCGGTATAAGCATCGATCAGGAAAGCCATCATGGACCGAGTCAGCCCGAAGGACGGCTCAATGACATAGGGCGTGTAACGCTCACCGCTGGCCTGGTTGAAGTAGCTCAACTCGGTGCCGGAAGCCTTTGAGTGGTTGTTTAGATCGAAGTCGGTACGGTTTGCGATGCCCATCAGCTCGCCCCATTCGGACCCCTGGAAGCCAAACTTGTACTCGACGTCGATGGTGCCGGCGGAGTAGTGCGCCCGGTCATCTTCGGGCACATCGAATTTACGCATGTTGTCCGGGTTGATGCCCAGGTCCACGAACCATTCCCAGCAGGCGTCAACCCAATGCTTGAACCACTCATCTGCGTCGGCCGGTGCGGTGAAGAACTCAATTTCCATCTGCTCAAACTCACGGGTACGGAAAATGAAGTTTCCGGGCGTGATCTCGTTGCGGAAAACTTTACCAATTTGGCCGATGCCGAACGGCGGCTTCTTGCGCGAGGTGGTCAGCACATTGTTGAAGTTGGTAAAAATGCCCTGCGCGGTCTCTGGGCGCAAATAATGCAAGCCTTCTTGGTTGTCTACCGGGCCAAGAAAGGTTTTCATGAGACCGGAGAACAATTGCGGCTCGGTCCAGCTTCCAGGCTGACCAGTATCTGGATCTTTAATGTCAGCCAAGCCGTTTTCCGGCGGATGACCGTGTTTGGCGGTGTACGCCTCGATCAGGTGATCTGCGCGGAATCGCTTATGCGTGTGCAGTGACTCCACCAACGGATCGGTGAACGTCTCCACGTGACCGGAGGCAACCCACGTCGGCGTGGGCAAAATGACGGAGGAATCCAGCCCGACCATATCGCCGCGACCACGGATGAAGGTCTGCCACCACTGCTTCTTGATGTTTTCCTTAAGTTCAACGCCCAAGGGGCCGTAATCCCATGCTGACCGCGAACCGCCGTAGATCTCTCCGGCCTGGAAGACGAATCCGCGGCGCTTAGCCAGCGAGATAATCGGATCGAGAGCGGATTTATTGGCGGCCATATAGGTCAACTCCTGGGGTATGCGGACGGCTGGATGCAGAACGCGGAACATTGCGTGTGTCCACTTGCGTTGGACAGACCAAGCCTACCGGGCGATCTTGCTAGCTTAAACTTGCTAGCTCAAATTCGAGTCGGTGTTGAGCGAATATTGTGCAAGCAACCGCATAAGGATGTCCCGCCGGCGAGCCCGCTCGGTGGGACAAACTAGTTCTTCCCACTGAGTTCGCTTGCGCAGTGGGACCCAGTCGAGCACGGTCCCCCGCCGTTCAGGAAATCACCAAGCACGCGGGCGTGCCAATGCTGACCTCTTGTAGCTTTGCGCCCAGCAAGCCGTCTGGCTGCAGCGCAAATACTGTGATGCTGTCGCCTTTTTGGTTGGCGGCATAGAGAACGCCAGCTCCCATGAGGCCAGTACCCAAGGCAAAATTTCGCGGCCAGGCACCCTCGGTGAGAACTTCCTGGACTAGCTCCGGCAGCCCCTCCTCGGCCAGTGTATTGAGCTTGAAAACGCTGATCTGATCCTGTCCTCGGATGCTGGCATAGGCCAACGTACCGTCTACGGAAAGTTCAATATGCGCTGGATAACTGTTCCCAACGCTTTCCCGAGTGAATAGTGCCACCTGCCCACGGTGTTGCCAGCCACCGGCGGCTTCGCGCCGAGCACGGCTGAAAACATGCAATTGCCCGTCGAGTTCACCCATGACCAAAAGATGATCTACCG from Renibacterium salmoninarum ATCC 33209 includes:
- a CDS encoding glycine--tRNA ligase; the protein is MAANKSALDPIISLAKRRGFVFQAGEIYGGSRSAWDYGPLGVELKENIKKQWWQTFIRGRGDMVGLDSSVILPTPTWVASGHVETFTDPLVESLHTHKRFRADHLIEAYTAKHGHPPENGLADIKDPDTGQPGSWTEPQLFSGLMKTFLGPVDNQEGLHYLRPETAQGIFTNFNNVLTTSRKKPPFGIGQIGKVFRNEITPGNFIFRTREFEQMEIEFFTAPADADEWFKHWVDACWEWFVDLGINPDNMRKFDVPEDDRAHYSAGTIDVEYKFGFQGSEWGELMGIANRTDFDLNNHSKASGTELSYFNQASGERYTPYVIEPSFGLTRSMMAFLIDAYTEDQAPNTKGGVDTRTVLKLDPRLAPIKAAVLPLSRNEDLSPKAKDLAAELRKSWNIEFDDAGAIGRRYRRQDEVGTPFCITVDFDTLEDQAVTIRERDSMSQERVALDKVRGYLAERLLWA